One Portunus trituberculatus isolate SZX2019 chromosome 45, ASM1759143v1, whole genome shotgun sequence DNA segment encodes these proteins:
- the LOC123519438 gene encoding heme-binding protein 2-like produces the protein MKVAAALSLLVAVQLVYVHLAEAQYESEVDETAPYEVIRKGKDYEERFYPPARWVCHSSTSMRPTMSRMSQSFFPLFSYITGSNDRGAKIKMTAPVTTMLKQDPAMRRWWTQMCFYVPKAHQADTPLPENAEVYLEDRPAMMVFARTTGGFLTKMAQWKYQATLLKESLVNAKEPADFSTYYMAGYDSPMKFLNRRNEVWYMKKM, from the exons ATGAAGGTCGCGGCGGCTCTCTCCCTGCTGGTGGCGGTGCAGCTGGTTTACGTACACCTGGCGGAGGCGCAG TATGAGTCGGAGGTGGACGAGACGGCGCCCTACGAGGTcatcaggaaaggaaag GACTACGAGGAGAGGTTCTACCCGCCTGCAAGATGGGTGTGCCACAGCAGTACATCCATGAGACCCACTATGAGCAGAATGTCCCagtccttcttccctctcttctcttacatCACCGGTTCCAATGACAGAG GCGCCAAGATCAAGATGACAGCGCCGGTCACTACTATGCTGAAGCAGGACCCCGCCATGCGCAGGTGGTGGACCCAGATGTGCTTCTATGTTCCCAAGGCCCACCAGGCAGACACCCCTCTCCCCGAGAACGCCGAGGTGTACCTGGAGGACCGCCCCGCCATGATGGTGTTTGCCAG AACTACGGGAGGTTTCCTGACGAAGATGGCGCAGTGGAAATACCAGGCAACGCTACTGAAGGAGTCACTCGTGAATGCCAAGGAACCCGCAGACTTCTCTACCTACTACAT GGCTGGCTACGACTCTCCCATGAAGTTTTTGAACCGACGGAACGAGGTCTGGTATATGAAGAAGATGTAA